TACGAAAGGACCTCAGGACCGCGCGGAAGCGCTCGGACCTCGCCGAGCGCACCCCCGTCGACGTACGCACCGACGGCGGCGTCGTGCGCCAGGCGACCGTACCGGGGCTCGCCGCGCCGGCCCCGGAGAGCGGCAGCGCCGTCGCCGACATCCCCTACGCCAACGCCGCCGAGGACCCCGGCGCCGTCGTCATCCGCCGCAAGGCCGGCGGCCGCTGGGTCCCGGTCACCGCCCGCGCGTTCGCCGACGAGGTGACCTCGGTGGCCAAGGGCCTCGTCGCCGCCGGGCTCGAACCCGGCGGGCGGGTCGCCCTCATGTCCCGTACGCGCTACGAGTGGTGCGTGCTGGACTTCGCGGTCTGGGCCGCGGGCGGCCAGTCCGTACCGGTGTACGCGACCTCCTCCGCCGACCAGGTCGCCTGGATCCTGCACGACTCCGGCACCCGCTTCGTCGTCGCCGAGACCGCCGCCAACGAGCGGACGGTCCGTACCGCCGCCCCCGGCGCGCACGTCTGGCAGCTCGACGACGGCTGCCTGGACGAGCTGAAGGCCCTCGGCCGGGACGTGTCCGACGACGAGATCGCCAAGCGCCGCGCCGCCCTCACCCCCGGCACCATCGCCACCCTCTGCTACACCTCCGGCACCACCGGCCGCCCCAAGGGCTGCGTCCTCACCCACGGCAACCTGCACGCCGAGGCCGCCAACAGCGTCGAGTTGCTGCACCCCATCTTCAAGGAGGTCACCGGGCAGACCGCCTCGACGCTCCTCTTCCTGCCCCTCGCCCACATCCTCGGTCGGGCGATCCAGATCGCCTGCCTCTCCGCACGCATCGAGATCGGCCACTGGCCGTCGATCAAACCCGACGAGCTGCGGCCGGAGTTCAAGACCTTCAGGCCGACGTTCCTCGTCGGCGTCCCGTACCTCTTCGAGAAGATCCACCACACCGGCCGGGAGATGGCCGAGAAGCTGGGCCGCGGCGCGTCCTTCGACCGCGCCGACCGCATCGCGGTGCGCTTCGGCGAGGCCCACCTGAACAAGTTCCTCGGCACCGGCAAGGGCCCCGGGCCAGGACTGACCCTGGCGTGGGGCCTGTACGACCTGCTGGTCTACCGGCGCATCCGCAAGGAGCTGGGCGGCCGGCTCCACTACGCCATCAGCGGCGCCTCCCCGCTCGACCGCAACCTCAACCTCTTCTTCTACGCCGCGGGCATCGTCATCTACGAGGGCTACGGCCTCACCGAGACCACCGCCGCCGCCACCATCACCCCGCCGCTGCGCCCCCGCCCCGGCACGGTCGGCCGGCCGCTGCCGGGGACGGCGATCCGTATCGCGGACGACGGGGAGGTGCTGATCAAGGGCGGCATCGTCTTCGGCGAGTACTGGCGGAATCCGGAGGCGACGGCGGAGGTGCTGGCGGACGGCTGGTTCGCGACGGGCGACCTGGGCGCGCTGGACGAGGACGGCTATCTGACGATCACCGGGCGGAAGAAGGACCTCCTCATCACCACGGGCGGCAAGAACGTCTCCCCCGCGGTGCTGGAGGACCGGCTGCGCAGCCGGCCGCCGGTGGGGCAGGTGCTGGTGGTGGGCGACAAGCGGTCGTACGTGGCGGCCCTGGTCACGCTGGAGCCGGAGGCGCTGGCGCACTGGCTGGCGGTACGGAAGCGGCCCCGGGACACGCCGCTCGCGGAGCTGCGGGATGACCCGGAGCTCCGGGCCGACGTGCAGCGGGCGGTGGACTACGCGAACGAGGCGGTGTCGCGGGCGGAGTCGATCCGCAGGTTCACCCTCGTGGCCGGGGAGTTCACGGAGGAGAACGGGATGCTGACGCCGTCGATGAAGGTGAAGCGGCACGCGGTGGAGGCGGCGTACGCGAGGGAGATCGAGGGGCTGTACGAGGGGTGAGCCGCGGCCGGGTGCCGCCGGGCCACGGCGGTGCCCGGGGTCGTACGGATACGACCCCGGGCGCGCCGCACGGCGTCCCGGAGGTGCCCGCCGTGGTTCAGCTCCGAGCGGTCGCCGCCGGCGTGAAGCCCGCCGGCCGGCCGCCGCCGCCCGGGAGGCCCGCGCCGCCCTCGGACTCCTTGATGCCGTCCGTGATCTCGTCCAGCTCGTCCAGCGCGGGCGCCTCGTCGCCGATGTCGAAGCCGGCACGGACGAGGACCAGCGTGTCCGGGTTGGCCGGGGACGGGAACGCGAGCGACTGCACGTAGCCGTCGTCTCCCTCCTTCGTCACGACCTTCCAGCGCACCAGGTAGCCCTCCTCGCCGGCCACCTCGACCTCGCCGGACTCCACCTCGTCGTGCGAGGTGATGCCGCCGTACGCCTCGTCGCCGTACGACGCCTCGGCGTTGGGCTCGATGTCCTTCTCGGCGATGCTCTTCGGGCTGGTCGCGTCGATGCCGAGGGCGAGGGCGGGCGCGGAGTTCACCCCGCCGCGTACGCACGTGTCCTTCGGTGACGTCGGGCACTTGTACTCGCCCACCGACACCGAGGCGCCTATCTGCCCGGACTGCCCCTTCCAGCCGTCGGGCACCGGGATCTTGATGCCGCTGGCGAGGTCGGTGGCGAAGCCGTCCTCGCTGGGGATCTCCATCGGCGGCTGCCCGCCGTCGGGGTTGCGGGGATCCTGCTCGCCGCCCTCGGGGTCCTGCGGGCCCGGCGACTCTCCCGGGCCGCCGCCGGAACCGCCGGAGCCTCCGTCGGGCCCGCCGCCGCCCGGCCCCTCGCCGGGGCCCGGCGAACGGGGCTCGCCGTCCGGGCCGTAGACCACGGGGCCGCCGCCCCCGGCCTCGTCGCCGTCGTCGCCGCCCCACATCGCGTACCCGCCGGCGATGCCGCCGCCGACGAGCGCCGCGGCGGCCACGCCGATGGCGATGCCGAGCGCGAGCGGGCGCCTGGCCGCCCAGCGCTTCTTCGCGTACGGCCCCTCGGGACCGAGCGGTTCGGCGTGGCCGCCGGATATGACTTCCGTGGGCGCCCCGTGCATGCCGCCGGAGAGGCCACCGGGCGGGGCGTCCTGCGGGGCGGCACCGGGGGCCGGGAGAGCCGGGGGCGCCGCGGGGTCCGCGGGCCCGTCAGGACTCTTGGCCCCGCCGGCGGCCCCGCCGGCCCCGGTGCCCCCTTCGGGGCTCTGCGCAGGGACATCTGCGGCGACAGCAGCGGGCCTGACCTCGTCCGTCCAGCCCTCACCGTCCCACCTCCGCTCCCTCGGCGACTGGTCGTCGCTGCGGTCCGGGTCGGGATACCACCCTGCAGGTGCCATTCCACTCATGCATGCAGGCTATCGAGGCTCCCTGAGAACCGGATGAGAGCGGTCTGAACCTTACGCCCGTCCAACTGTGCAAACCCTCAGAAGACGTCCCGGGGAGCGCTCAGAAGGAGAGCCAGGTCCCCGCGAGCCCCTGCTGCCCCACCCCCGTCCCGGAGTAGTCGCAGACGCCCCGGTCGAAGACGGCCCGCAGCCGCCGCCACTCGGCGTCCGTCCACGTCACGCCGTACTCCTTCGCATACGTGTCCCGCCGCGGCGGCTCCGTACGGCACTTGATCACGTCCGTGGCGATGTCCTCGCCGGCGACCTCGCGCGGGAAGGAGTTCGACGGGTAGAGCTTCTCGCAGGTGCTGTCCGGGTCGCGGTCCAGCGCCTCGGCGACGAACCGCGGCTCGGCGTCCCGGGTGTTGCAGCCCTCCCGCAGCTCCGCGGGCTTGGCCGCCACGATCTTGTCGATGCGCGGGGCGGCGGAGGTGTCGGTGCCGAGGTTCGTGAGCCAGCGGTCCATCATCGCGAGGGAGTGGCGGACGAGGGGGCTGGCGGTGCTCTGACCGCCGTAGCGGTTGTCCTCCATGAGGGAGACCATGTTGGCCGCGGTGCCGTTGGCCTTCACCAGGCGCTTGCGCATGGACAGCGAGTAGTAGCGCAGGTGGGTGTCGCCGCGGGGGGCGTCGTCCACGTACGCGCGGTACTCGATGACCGGCACGTCCGCGAGCCCCCCGCCGCCGTTGGTGAGCCGTCCTGTGCGGTACGCGGTGCGGGTGGCGATCGGGTCGGCGGTGGTACGGGCGTCGACGATCCGGGCGTCGTGGTCGTAGCCGCCGACGCGCTCGTTCAGCTCCAGGAACTGCTCCTTGCCGATCGTCCCGGCGGCGAGGGCGCCGAGGCCGTACTGCACGCCGACGTTGTCGAGCGGGCGGCGGGCGAAGCCGGTGCGCGGGTCGGGGCCGTAGACGTTGATGGCGTGGTCGTAGAGGTCGCAGCGCGCGCCGCGGGGGTTGGTCTCCGGGTCGTAGCGCAACTCCTCGGGCAGCACGCCGCAGTTGCCCGTCGGGTCGATGCGCGCGGCGTCGCCCTGGGTGCCGGTGGCGACGGCGTACGAGGCGAAGCCGGTGACGGCGCGCTTCTGCTCCTCGGTCCACGCCAGGTCCGTGTCCCCGGCGAAGTACTCGGTGAGCAGCCGGGTGTCGGTGACCCTGTTCGTCATCGCGAAGCCGACGTCGGGGAAGGAGCAGGCGGGGAGGATGCCGTCGAGGATGCCGGGGTAGTTGTCCACGATCTGGTACGCCTGGTACGAGCCGCCGGAGCAGCCGAAGCCGATGGTGTGGTCGACCGGCCCGTACGCCTCGGTGAACCGCTCCTTCACCATCATCGCGGTCTCGGCGGCGGTGAGGTCGTGGCAGTTGGCGCCGAAGACGTTGAGGGACGAGGACATGACGGCGTACCCGCGGCCGAGCATGTGGGTGTCGGTGACGCCGCCGGTGGTGTTGCCCTGCCGGTACCAGCCGCCGATGCAGCCGCCGCCGAGGGTGTAGACGGCGCGGCCGTTCCATCCCGCGGGGCGGCTGCGGGGATCGGGGTCCGGCTCGGCGAGGGGGTCGTGGAGGATCGTGGACTGGTAGATGCCGCGGTTGGCGGTGCCGGTCTCCATGCGCACGATGAACGGGACGGCGCGGCCGGTGGAGGTGGTGGTGCGGCCGAGGTCGGCGGGGTAGTCGGCGGCGCCGGCGGGCCAGGCGGTGTAGACGCCGGCGGTGTTCCGGTAGAAGTAGTCGACGCGGGTCCTGGCGGCGCAGTCGTCGTCGAGCGGGTCGCCGAGGGTGCCGCCGACGACGGGCAGCCGGAAGGTGCCGGTCTCGCAGACGAAGGGCTGCTGGTGCGGCCCGGAGAAGACGGGGCCCTGCGCGGGGTGCCCGGTGAGCGTGAGCCGGGCGGCGCGGTGGCCGGGCGCGGTGGCGGTGACGGTGTTGCGCCCGTCGCGTATCCCGTCGACGACGCCGGAGACGGCGCCGGGTCCGTCGGGGGCGAAGAGCGGGG
The Streptomyces sp. CNQ-509 DNA segment above includes these coding regions:
- a CDS encoding DUF2510 domain-containing protein; amino-acid sequence: MSGMAPAGWYPDPDRSDDQSPRERRWDGEGWTDEVRPAAVAADVPAQSPEGGTGAGGAAGGAKSPDGPADPAAPPALPAPGAAPQDAPPGGLSGGMHGAPTEVISGGHAEPLGPEGPYAKKRWAARRPLALGIAIGVAAAALVGGGIAGGYAMWGGDDGDEAGGGGPVVYGPDGEPRSPGPGEGPGGGGPDGGSGGSGGGPGESPGPQDPEGGEQDPRNPDGGQPPMEIPSEDGFATDLASGIKIPVPDGWKGQSGQIGASVSVGEYKCPTSPKDTCVRGGVNSAPALALGIDATSPKSIAEKDIEPNAEASYGDEAYGGITSHDEVESGEVEVAGEEGYLVRWKVVTKEGDDGYVQSLAFPSPANPDTLVLVRAGFDIGDEAPALDELDEITDGIKESEGGAGLPGGGGRPAGFTPAATARS
- a CDS encoding DUF6351 family protein; this translates as MRPRRALLVPLSAALAALLALPLTAQAAAPQASQRIDLDVLSGRPGSVTGGDALLRVAAADPAAVEIRLNGEDVTPLFAPDGPGAVSGVVDGIRDGRNTVTATAPGHRAARLTLTGHPAQGPVFSGPHQQPFVCETGTFRLPVVGGTLGDPLDDDCAARTRVDYFYRNTAGVYTAWPAGAADYPADLGRTTTSTGRAVPFIVRMETGTANRGIYQSTILHDPLAEPDPDPRSRPAGWNGRAVYTLGGGCIGGWYRQGNTTGGVTDTHMLGRGYAVMSSSLNVFGANCHDLTAAETAMMVKERFTEAYGPVDHTIGFGCSGGSYQAYQIVDNYPGILDGILPACSFPDVGFAMTNRVTDTRLLTEYFAGDTDLAWTEEQKRAVTGFASYAVATGTQGDAARIDPTGNCGVLPEELRYDPETNPRGARCDLYDHAINVYGPDPRTGFARRPLDNVGVQYGLGALAAGTIGKEQFLELNERVGGYDHDARIVDARTTADPIATRTAYRTGRLTNGGGGLADVPVIEYRAYVDDAPRGDTHLRYYSLSMRKRLVKANGTAANMVSLMEDNRYGGQSTASPLVRHSLAMMDRWLTNLGTDTSAAPRIDKIVAAKPAELREGCNTRDAEPRFVAEALDRDPDSTCEKLYPSNSFPREVAGEDIATDVIKCRTEPPRRDTYAKEYGVTWTDAEWRRLRAVFDRGVCDYSGTGVGQQGLAGTWLSF
- a CDS encoding long-chain fatty acid--CoA ligase, whose product is MGVRKDLRTARKRSDLAERTPVDVRTDGGVVRQATVPGLAAPAPESGSAVADIPYANAAEDPGAVVIRRKAGGRWVPVTARAFADEVTSVAKGLVAAGLEPGGRVALMSRTRYEWCVLDFAVWAAGGQSVPVYATSSADQVAWILHDSGTRFVVAETAANERTVRTAAPGAHVWQLDDGCLDELKALGRDVSDDEIAKRRAALTPGTIATLCYTSGTTGRPKGCVLTHGNLHAEAANSVELLHPIFKEVTGQTASTLLFLPLAHILGRAIQIACLSARIEIGHWPSIKPDELRPEFKTFRPTFLVGVPYLFEKIHHTGREMAEKLGRGASFDRADRIAVRFGEAHLNKFLGTGKGPGPGLTLAWGLYDLLVYRRIRKELGGRLHYAISGASPLDRNLNLFFYAAGIVIYEGYGLTETTAAATITPPLRPRPGTVGRPLPGTAIRIADDGEVLIKGGIVFGEYWRNPEATAEVLADGWFATGDLGALDEDGYLTITGRKKDLLITTGGKNVSPAVLEDRLRSRPPVGQVLVVGDKRSYVAALVTLEPEALAHWLAVRKRPRDTPLAELRDDPELRADVQRAVDYANEAVSRAESIRRFTLVAGEFTEENGMLTPSMKVKRHAVEAAYAREIEGLYEG